The segment tttcattgttacgtaacaatgaaaatTCCTATTTATAGAACAACCAATTTTGTATGTTTCCAtcgttacttaatttctttttccaattatgtatattacattatattttaaaataatattttattctttattttaattatttaaatctattcAAACCTCCTATCCTAGAATAAtgggtaacaatgatccaaataaAATGTATGGGatatgttagtgaaaaaacttacaagataataaaattgcaagattacaattgaaaataaaacgaaaaaagtaatctcttcaggctaaggcgcggatatctcgctctctttaaggagattcaagcccactgcagcaaatgttttcaccggtccagcagtagttctctttgacttgtcccctccaggatacaacagcctttacaaagtataactcaactctggacaagagttgagtccaaagctccacaaaaaaagaacacctcccttcaactaataagaactctctttagactaactctttcactctttgttttctcttatgaattgtatgtatctaaaaccaaatgaagactaccactatttatactacaagaagtcttcctagcaatgaataaaaagataatagaggtagtaaatagtgaagataatggccttaggagttacatatgttacaatgggagttacataggttacataagttacaatgggagttacatatgttacaaagggagttacatatgttacataggttacaaagggagtaatggaggaattaagaatgaaatacattgatggataactaatgctaatggatgatgtagaaatcatacattcttataactccaaaataaagcaatttaatatgttaaatattaatattaaaatgctaataacctaacaggATATATAAAAGTATCCCAAAATTATGTTCCTTCAACCATCACACCAAACATGTCCTAAAtcctaatattatattatatgtcgATTTGTacacaaatttttgaatttagatAAATtgacaattctttttttttctttcataataaaataaaataaaataaaaaatgcacaaaagagagaagaaatgACACCCCCAAATCCCAATTGACTGGAAAccctatataatataatgtacGATGAAGAAGTGTGTAACGTAAATTGAAGGAAGAAATCCATGGATTTTTCCGGTCAGTACCAGCAGCAACAACAGGGTGCCGGTGCCGGTGCCGGTGATCCTTCTCAAATCCAAGCTTATGATCCATCAATGTATGCTCAATACCCCCAACAATCGACTGACCCTTCTCAAATCCAATCATATGATCAATCTCACTACCAGCAACAACAGCCGGCCGACCCTTCTCAAATCCAACCCTATGATCAATCAACACAAGCTTACTATGCATATCCATACAATCAAGGTTACAATCAGCAATACTACTATCCTCAAGACTATTATTCAAATGCCTATCAACAGCAATACCAGCATGAACCCACTTCAATTCACCCACCTGGGGTTCCGATTCCGCCGTCTACCGATCCTTATGCCACACAGCAGCAACCACAGTATTCGTattatcctcaacaacaagGAATTAACTATGGAGAGGTTGCTACTGTGACAATGCCCAATGTCTCCACACCTACGGTATGTAATTCCTttgctttttcatttttttttaaaataaaaatctttgaGCTCTGGTTGTGTGAGTGTTCATAGAATGCAATCTGGGTATATTTGATTGGAATGCTTTTAGAACTTTTGAGTTTATTGAAGCGTTGATTGTTTGGATTTCTGTAATAACCTCTAAAATAGTGTTAAAAATTGAAGCTTTTAAAGGAGCACTATTCCTAAATTGAACATTATAGATATATGACATATGCGAAGATTGAATGGTTGGTGCGAAGCCTCGGTGTGGTAGTTTTAggtctttcttcttctttagaaGGTAAATAGGCAATTTTAAGAACAGAAAAATTAGCACAAAGATTGTGCTTGATAATATTGACAAAATTTGATTGTGATTATGAGGCCTGTAGGTAGTGAGTGGTACTTAAAAGATCAGGCATTCTATAAACTTATTTACAAGAATCAAATGATACCAATTAATGAACATTTGATacttttagattttaaaaaaatgaattaagctAGCCTACGATAAGAGGCTGTTAACTGGAAAAGTTGttccttttgttttgtttatgcAAAGAGCATTGgttaattgtatttattatcattttgagAGAATGAATTCACGTTTCCAAAAGCTACATTGTTTGTATCTCAAGGGAATATTTTTTGTTCCAAGTGTTCATGGTGCAGATTAGGGGGGTGTGTGTGTGTTCATATCTTAGGTACTTATCTGTTTCAATCTATCTCTTTAAAATAGAATGTCACTTTCTCTATTTAGTAACTCTTGAATTGCAACATTctacatgacatgtttaagagcAGAATATTTTACTTGTTGAAAGAATTTCAGAAGGACAAGAAACTGAAGAACATAATTCTATATGTGTATTCTCTGTATCCTTGTGAACTTCGTTatgttattacttttttttttttttgtaaaacacAGGCTTCTAACATAAGCTATACTATGCTTCTTTGAGAATTTTTGCCTGCTGTTTACTTAGACCTTCATAGCACTAGCTATATGTTAACAAAATTAATAACACTCTGATTATTTAACTAAACTGCTTGAGCTTGGTACATTTGAAATTGATAACAAGGCTAAGCTTCCTGCCAGAAGAAGCAGAGTGTGAGCAAGTCTATTGTGTCTGTTTTGCTCAGCTAATTATACAAGATCTCTACTGTATATTGCATGCTTTATACGAGCTTTTTTTTAGTAAACAGGTAAGACTGTCTCTTGATTGAGAAGCAACAGTTTCCTCTCAAAGACTCTATAAACCAGATCAGCGTCTTTAAAAGATATAATTAGCTGAGCAAACAGCCTGTCACACTAGGCAAGCTGATAAGGTGAGCTTGAGCTTCAACTACATATCATGGAATTGGCTCAAGTTTTCACTCGAGCTAATACCAGCTTGTGGATTGTTACAGTGTCAATCAGACCAAGCTCAAACAGCCTGTTGTCATGGCTCAGTTAGCATGGATAACTCTCTTTCCACTTAAAGTTGCTTTTCTCCTTTGCAGAAATGCTTAGTCACAAGAGTTGGGATTCCCTGAAGATTTTACTGGTGTTTGATATGGTACAAGATCTCTCAAAGTCGAGAGAAGTACACTCTTAATCTTTATTCCTTTGGTATTTCCTCCTCCCCAACTCACCATTCTGGTGGGTGCTTCATGTATTGCTGTGTGATTTTTATCACAAGTTAGATCACTTCTGAAAGAGTAGGAGGAGATTTCCATTGGTTAGCCCCTGGTTCTTAAAACTTCAAGCCATAAGTAAATACCTAATAGAGTTTTCAGTGACGGGattccttctttttttatttttgtataggAGATCAAACTGTAATTGACAAACATCACCTTACTGTTTGTCTGTTTATTTTAATGAACTCCTTACATACCAGTTTTCAGAAAAATTGTTTATCAAACTAATGTATGCTTTTACCTCTTGTAAGATTCAGATtctaacatatatatacaaagttaccagtttaaaaaaaaaaaaaaaaaaaactaatgtgTGCGTACTGTATCTATGTTATTGAAAAGTTGATGCAGCATTTCCTGAATGATTTAAAGCCTGCTTGGATTGGGATGCTTTAGGTTCTTTTAagccaaaataacaaaaataagccAAAAGCCATAATTTAGAATTCCAAACTTATGACTCATGCTTATAAGCCATAAGCTAGCTTATAAGCCCATCCAATCATGCCCTAACCTGTTTTCATCGATTTAGCAGTTAATAGGCTGCAAATATCTCCAGTATAATAGTTTTCGACCAGTCAAATTTGACCATCtagttttgattgatttttttttcttcctaaatAGATGGGAAGGCTACTCAGAATTTTCTTTCAAGTGGTCCTAAAGTGAAAGGTAGGCTTTGTAGAACACTTACAAGATACATCAATTATATATGAGAGTGAATGTTGGGCTGCTTATGTTCAATACATCCACAAGGTGTGTGTCACAAAGATGTAGATGCTAAGATGGATGTGTGGTCACACACAAGATTATACAAGATTAAACAACATAACACTAcgagtttcaatttttttttaaaatgttgacATTCGGCAAAATGTACAAATATCACACATTAAAGGTAAAATAAGATGTCACTTGAGATGGTTTGATCATGCCCTATGTCGACCTCCAGAACTTGGTGTGAAATCATGGTAAAAGAAGTTTGTTAAAGGGTCGAGTTAGACTTAAatcacattaaaaaaaagtacttcTAGTTGGGTTAAAGTATGTTTACTTTCGTTCATATACTTTCTAGAAGTCTTTATCCTACAAGAGATTTATatgctttcttttttattatcattttattttgtttaatattGGTGTGATGAGCTCAAATGGAGTGACATTTTCggtgaggattcatatagtcGATCATAAATTGTCTAAAAAGAGGCGTAGTTGTTGGTGTCATTGTTTTTCctataaaaaatagaaacagTTACCTGTATGTTATTTACATAAGAAGCTGCATTTGACGGCTTTTCAATTTATTAACACTTCTCTCTTTCTGTTCCTAGGGAATTTGTATCATATGGCCtccatatatttttcattacatAGTCAACATTGGTATTCAAAATCTTTCAAAGATAAGCATGTTTTTCTTTGGTCCACCACTTTAAATGGTTAAATAATCTGTTCTTCATGTTTGAGATAGACCTGGTCAATATCTTCCGAATTCTAGGATTTACttgaaaaagtttttctttttaaaaaattgtgaacATATTTTATACTGTAATATTTTGCCTTAATGTTTGTCTACGCAAGACTAAATATTTTTGAGGATTGAGGGCATTTTTGTTGGTAAAAGTAACTCTTTTCCTTTTCCCGTTATCTATGTTTTATATTAGACTCAATATACACTTCCTCTCACTTTCCAGTATTACCTGACACGCCGTGTTTAGTGTTGATACTGTATATTACCTATTAGAACTTAAAGAGATCAGCTTCTTACATGTTGAACAGAGTTGACTACACAAAGTCCCTAAAAGTTTGGTTCACTACCCCGGACCTAAGTTGCCCACACTCTTTACTTTTGATGCTGCACCCCCGTTGGGTTCTCCAAAAATACAACTTTTGGAGAATCTCGCATGCGCCCTTTgccatttttgaagagtcctaGCAAGATGGCCCCAGACAAATTGGTGGACTTGTCGGGATAGAAAGTAACAACAgatatttcaaatcaaaccgAGAAATATTCTTAGCCTAAAGTTTGAAGCTATTTTGTTGCAAACTAGTTGTTGTACAGTATTTGGATATCTTGTTAGATTAGATTGGAGAAATGCACAACTTGTAACTATGTTTTGATGCGCTGGCTTAGTGCTTTTTCCCTTTTAATGCAATACCttatttctttccaaaaaaataataactttaagAGCTCAGTATGATATTCATACCTacttaaaattaaggaaaattagTGGTAGATTATATAAAGGTTTGTAATATACTGAACTCTTTAAGGTTGTGCCATGCTTAGGAATGTTGGTATTTTCCTATTTAATAACTACTTTTCCTGCTTAATGTACTCTAAAATTGTCTTTCCATGTTGTCTAAACTCCTCACTTCTAGTGGTCTAAACATCTACATGAGGATACTCTTGTATATTGCTCTAATCAATTCTTTCgacctcttttctcttctcttatTTTCATGGTATTAGAGAAAGCAAAAGTATTTGGTCAGAGTCTTACTATCACCATTCGTAAAAAAATTCCCGTGCTTAGCGATGAGACAAACTTACCCAAATGTAAAGGACGTGTTAGAGACATGATTTAAGTAAATGACTGTGTTCCTTCACTACTCAAGCTTTTAAAAGAGACGTCCGACACAATTCAATATGGCATTAGAGTTTCTGCAATCTTGGGAAATTTTAAGTAGCTTCTACCTTAAGGTTGCCCGCATTGCAAATGATTTTGGCATCATTGCCTTTTCCAGTCTCCTTTTGCCATTATTTTGATCATTTGTTTCTGCAGTGCGACACATTTACCGTTCATCATTCAATTAACCTGTCAAGTCTGTTCTCTAACTTGTCAAATTAGCACTTTATTTCTGCTGACTTGTCAAGTCTGTAGTCCATATTTGTCTGCTCAGCACCTTATTCATGCTACTTCACTGCCTAGTCAGTGCCCCATCGCCATCCAGGGACAGGACCCTCTTCAGTCAGAGCGTGCTTGAGCTCCAGGTCGCCTTCCACTGGCAAGTGAGTTTCTGGTGAGCAACTCACTCTCCATAATTGCTCAGTTATCACTACATTGTCATTCAGTGAAACACCGCTCTTCAACCAGTGCCTTGTCAGTGCCAAGTCGACATCCAAGCGATGTCACTATCTGGCCATCAAAAGTAATATCAGGTCATCAAACATAATTTTTACTGAAAGTCTGAAACGATCTACATGTAACTAACTGTCATATTTATTACACTTGTACATTTATGAGTCATATCCTAGCACTCGTCCTTatacttcttttcatattcatgaaTCCTTCAATTTACTTTATGATGAGATTTGTACCTATATCGGGTGCCTGCCTTTTGAGCTGTAACATaacctttattttttatttggttgGCTATTGCCATAAGCCTCCACGTGCCTTGTCACCAATATGTTGCTGCCTTGCTGGGTTGCTAGCATTCCTTGTGTCGTCTCTTTGCATGTGTTTCCCCGTCAAATGAGTCATTGGAGTGAGATATTTAGTCTCACACTTTCTGTAACATTAAGATGgttgattttcttttcttagttGATTGCATTTTTTGTCCCTTCCACTGCATTACATTCATTGGACCATCGATAACACCTAATGGAGTTACATTTTTTGATCAATAATTAGAACACTGATGGAGTTGTATTAACTTTATTCGGATGTGAGAACTAAAGTAAAATTTGTTTAATCTTCATGAGTGGTCCTTATGGAGGTTCCCCAACTACTTTACATTGAGAAAGCTTCCCGAATAAGGTTGTTGGTGGTCATGgatgtttttcattttcattttcccaGTAGGTTTGATATTCCGagcattttttcttattttgataaattgatcTTCATATTCTGGTCATACCTGTTCAAGTGGCGAATGCACCTACATTTAGGAACAGATAGGCTTGGTTTAGATTGATGAAGGATTGTGTTAGGAACAAGTACAGTTAGGACTTAGGAACAAGTAGGGTCAGTTTAGATTGATGGAAAATTGTGTTACAAAAAGATGAATGAATGATGTCCATGTTAAATATAGTTTCAGCAGCTAAAATCGGTTGACTTTTATTTGCTTTAGATTCATGACTTTGTTTTAGGGCCTACACATGAATTAGCAGAGGTGTTAACTAGTATGGTAGGGGAAGTATGATAACTATGTTTAGGCGTTTAAGCAATTGTCATTTGATATGTCAAGAACTTATACTTTTGGATCTCATACATTATGCAAGATGGAATCTGGATATAGTACTTCCACATACTGTTCACAGAGCTGACTGTTTTTAGGGTGAAATTTGAAGTATTATTCTGATAGGGAGTTGCTTCTCGATGTAGCCTTGTGTTTTAAATTGATGCTAGAGATGACATACAATATATCAGTGGTAAATGAAGGAGAATGCCGTTCACCATCCTTTAACGTGGTGAAATTATCTGGTAAAAGAGGTGGCATTTGGGTTCTGTTTTCTGTTTGCTGCTTCTTTTGTCCTGTTAACTTCCTCATTAGTGATTAGAAACACTTATGGGTATATTAAATTCCTTAACTGCAAGTTAACCCAACATTATCTCTGAATTGGTAATTAACTTTTGTTCATTTTCCTTCTGAGGGGTTGGGGGGAGGGTGGGAACAAGGAGATGCATGCATGAGCTCTCTTTGCTTATCCCATTACTATGTCAAGTGTTTAACACCTAGACATAAAGTCCCTGCAGTCAGTCGAGTCTTTTCTTATGGTGCCAATGAATTTATACTTGCTACTATTATAGACTTCTTTTCTCTTCCAATACTCGACTTGTATTAATTGGTTTTACATCATGGAGGAGCCTGCCTTCTGTAATACTGATTCTGTTTGTTCGTTTTGCCAACTTCTCTACCATTCCTTCAGCTATGCTAAGTTACTTCATGTCTTCTGCTGCTCATACAATTGTGTGCTGATTTGCTTTTTGTCTAATTTTGTTGTGTTGACCTATTTAAGATGACGAGATTGGTTCTTTTGGTGTATATATTACTGTTTTGACTTGGTATCAGCATTACGCTCTCCAGCTGATCCGTTGATGTATAGAATATTCCAAATCTTTGAACATATTTGCATTCTGCAGATCACACCATCTCCATATAAAGGTAAAGGTAAAAGGGGTGGCAGGCCCTATAGAGGAGGTGCTCATGGCCATCTTGGTGGTGGGCAACTACAACCTATCTACACATTACCAACATATGCTGAGAACCAACCAAAAGTTTTTCAAGGAGCATCACAGATCCAAGGTGGCCTATCCCAAGTTAAACCTTCATCATCTGCCTCAGGTAATTCAGCTCCTGTCCGTCCACCTCGTATGGCTTGGTGCGAACTCTGTAGGATTGAATGCAACACACCTGAAGTTCTTGAACAGCATAAGAATggaaagaaacataaaaagaaCCTGAAAGCCTATGAAGAGCGACAGAAACTGAACAAACAGATGGATGGAGCACATGGTAACCAGACAATAAATTCTGAAGTTAAGCCAAGGATTTCTTACCAGCCTGCAGTTGAGGGATCTGGGCAGCTGCCGCTGGGGCATTTGCCTTCTGAAACTGTAACTGGAGACAGACAGCCTCTGCCCCAAGAGAAGCTTCCTCCTCAATCTGTTATAGAGGAAGATGTCGGTATTACCGGAAAACAAAAGGTTGAAGAGACAGATCCTTTGGATCATATTCAAGGTCAAGGGCGTGGAGTCA is part of the Solanum lycopersicum chromosome 1, SLM_r2.1 genome and harbors:
- the LOC101243826 gene encoding uncharacterized protein; protein product: MDFSGQYQQQQQGAGAGAGDPSQIQAYDPSMYAQYPQQSTDPSQIQSYDQSHYQQQQPADPSQIQPYDQSTQAYYAYPYNQGYNQQYYYPQDYYSNAYQQQYQHEPTSIHPPGVPIPPSTDPYATQQQPQYSYYPQQQGINYGEVATVTMPNVSTPTITPSPYKGKGKRGGRPYRGGAHGHLGGGQLQPIYTLPTYAENQPKVFQGASQIQGGLSQVKPSSSASGNSAPVRPPRMAWCELCRIECNTPEVLEQHKNGKKHKKNLKAYEERQKLNKQMDGAHGNQTINSEVKPRISYQPAVEGSGQLPLGHLPSETVTGDRQPLPQEKLPPQSVIEEDVGITGKQKVEETDPLDHIQGQGRGVKRNLRGGRGSKLMKTQNGSRKPAVPPKPQKMVPLICELCNVKCESVVVFQSHLAGRKHLSNVKDFQGQQAMVGQAALQALYPALQALYPALQALCQPNSGASTSVAPQGHQHNLHEILGILTQQALSAIPQDQLLGIGAAATLAIPQDQLLGIGAAVASAFSPPSDLLAQDNQGSKLQGSVSEETSENAAAEDGRNCDLPVLPSTESKPEENIDNKHENVNLEVEKKVMSVEEPLRFGTSGDVSSTSAALDAAVSVSNSEVVSSDCAAHSGLDGKLAD